One region of Chloroflexota bacterium genomic DNA includes:
- a CDS encoding ATP-binding protein: MSGAVPVGTTKGPGESPHTYTLVAPDADDQLKIGEFVAYDARVDGELRSVLGRIDARRPLKLYPDAFMADPQVPPSRVAELIGFDHATPELYEFDVAVLGYFDDALGFVNPRVAPRAGRPVYLVPDDDLAHALSRNPHGKPGAAHVGSLLTRARDRVPITLDMNEFASTHLAIIAGTGAGKSYLAGVIVEELMQPSVGAAVVIVDPHGEYGTLEEIANHPGFRGEGYRARTLVVRPEQIKIRRDLLHPSDIYQLVGSTHGLSGPQREVLRLALRAVGIDRGLRWTYRQLTEAVNDVELSGGPRNAGDEGADYMLVKRALMWRLNATLGRQDGIFDDYEHTSLQELIRPGQCTVVQLNEVPREEQQVIAATLLRRSFDGRVGTAKGRIGSGEEQHLPAPVFTLVEEAHHFAPASEEVPTTNLLKQILAEGRKFGFAVGLISQRPGKLDQDVLSQCMTQCILRVVNPVDQQAIAGAVESAGRELLAELPALSKGQAIVAGAAVNTTVLCRVRPRLTPHGGESPDVVDAWRRARSQLPPVDRSLEAADPESARTPEERLFGSIQ, translated from the coding sequence ATGAGCGGCGCCGTGCCCGTCGGCACCACCAAGGGACCGGGTGAGTCCCCGCATACCTACACCCTGGTCGCCCCTGACGCCGACGACCAGCTCAAGATCGGTGAGTTCGTGGCATACGACGCTCGTGTCGATGGAGAGTTGCGCTCCGTGCTCGGACGCATCGACGCGCGCCGCCCGCTCAAGCTCTATCCCGACGCCTTCATGGCCGATCCGCAGGTGCCGCCCAGCCGGGTGGCGGAGCTTATCGGGTTCGATCACGCGACGCCGGAGCTGTATGAGTTCGACGTCGCCGTCCTGGGCTACTTCGACGACGCGCTGGGCTTTGTGAATCCGCGGGTCGCGCCCCGCGCCGGACGGCCCGTCTATCTGGTGCCGGACGACGACCTGGCGCACGCGCTCTCCCGGAATCCGCATGGAAAGCCTGGCGCGGCACATGTCGGCAGTCTGCTCACGCGCGCCAGGGATCGCGTGCCCATCACGCTCGACATGAACGAGTTCGCCAGCACGCACCTGGCCATCATCGCGGGCACCGGCGCCGGCAAGAGCTACCTCGCGGGCGTGATCGTCGAGGAGTTGATGCAGCCATCGGTGGGCGCGGCGGTTGTCATCGTCGACCCCCACGGGGAGTACGGCACGCTCGAGGAGATTGCCAACCACCCGGGCTTCCGCGGTGAGGGCTATCGCGCGCGGACGCTGGTGGTGCGCCCGGAGCAGATCAAGATCCGCCGCGACCTCCTGCACCCGAGCGACATCTATCAGCTTGTCGGCTCGACCCACGGCCTGTCCGGACCGCAGCGCGAGGTCCTCAGGCTGGCGCTGCGAGCCGTTGGCATCGACCGCGGACTCCGCTGGACGTATCGGCAGCTCACGGAAGCCGTCAACGACGTCGAGCTGAGCGGCGGCCCGCGCAACGCCGGCGACGAGGGCGCCGACTACATGCTCGTCAAGCGCGCGTTGATGTGGCGCCTCAACGCCACCCTGGGCCGCCAGGACGGCATCTTCGACGACTACGAGCACACGTCGCTGCAGGAGCTGATTCGCCCCGGACAGTGCACCGTGGTGCAACTCAACGAAGTGCCGCGCGAGGAGCAGCAAGTCATCGCCGCCACGTTGCTGCGGCGCTCGTTCGACGGTCGCGTGGGCACCGCCAAGGGGCGCATCGGCTCGGGCGAGGAGCAGCACCTCCCGGCGCCGGTGTTCACCCTCGTCGAGGAAGCCCACCACTTCGCGCCGGCTAGCGAGGAGGTGCCCACCACCAACCTGCTCAAGCAGATCCTGGCCGAGGGCCGCAAGTTCGGGTTTGCCGTGGGACTGATTTCGCAGCGTCCCGGCAAGCTCGACCAGGATGTGCTGAGCCAGTGCATGACCCAGTGCATCCTGCGCGTGGTGAATCCCGTCGATCAGCAGGCCATTGCGGGCGCGGTCGAGAGCGCCGGACGCGAGCTGCTGGCCGAGCTGCCGGCGCTGAGCAAAGGACAGGCCATCGTGGCGGGGGCGGCGGTCAACACGACGGTGCTGTGTCGCGTGCGTCCGCGGCTCACGCCCCACGGCGGCGAGTCGCCCGACGTGGTGGACGCATGGCGGCGGGCGCGGTCACAATTGCCGCCCGTCGATCGCTCGCTCGAGGCGGCTGACCCGGAGTCCGCACGCACGCCCGAGGAACGGTTGTTCGGCTCGATACAGTGA
- a CDS encoding DNA double-strand break repair nuclease NurA, with protein MTLSRTKVIEALESRRDDFLTLDQAFAHELGGLRRSAGVVRGLTAQALGDALGGLDEAEGAYPTHEWDTTPGGAWWRPFTANAGDTHESWRAWAMRTLTGVTTCAVDGSQIYPSSEWSIDVGAVQIGRFVNGHAKDAYSKDLHFEAIPATDLYGADNQESHPRELVDLRRFEAECAALTEWIEDSGAESERVAIFDGSLIASFVRNPDLRRRYVAAVVRLLEASETFAVPVVGYIDASRARDLGAMVAAARNIEPPRRVTDGVWLPHAPWGARTPAFISARDTGLEGYGEHERSVAFLYLRASSRRRPARLEFPRWVVEADRTEWMTDVVRAEIVAQADGYPYAAETADALAVLTQADRDRFHALFQEFADRNGLDAYLSGKSASKRRRR; from the coding sequence ATGACGCTGTCGCGGACCAAAGTGATCGAGGCGCTGGAGAGCCGGCGCGATGACTTCCTCACCCTCGACCAGGCGTTTGCGCACGAGCTTGGCGGCCTGCGCCGCAGCGCGGGAGTTGTGCGCGGCCTCACGGCCCAGGCGCTTGGCGATGCGCTCGGGGGCCTTGATGAGGCCGAGGGCGCCTATCCCACCCATGAATGGGACACGACGCCCGGCGGCGCGTGGTGGCGGCCATTCACCGCCAACGCCGGCGACACCCATGAATCCTGGCGCGCCTGGGCCATGCGCACGCTCACCGGCGTCACCACCTGCGCCGTGGACGGGAGCCAGATCTACCCATCCTCTGAGTGGTCGATCGACGTGGGCGCGGTGCAGATCGGCCGTTTCGTGAACGGTCACGCCAAGGACGCCTACTCCAAGGACCTGCACTTCGAGGCCATCCCGGCCACGGACCTCTACGGCGCCGACAACCAGGAGAGCCATCCGCGCGAGCTCGTGGACCTGCGCCGGTTCGAGGCCGAGTGCGCGGCCCTGACCGAGTGGATCGAAGACTCCGGCGCGGAGTCGGAGCGGGTAGCGATTTTCGACGGCAGTCTGATCGCCTCGTTCGTCAGGAACCCTGACCTGCGCCGGCGTTACGTGGCGGCGGTGGTGCGCTTGCTGGAAGCCTCCGAAACGTTTGCGGTGCCGGTGGTGGGATATATCGACGCCAGCCGCGCGCGGGACCTGGGCGCCATGGTGGCGGCGGCGCGCAACATCGAGCCGCCGCGCCGCGTCACCGACGGTGTCTGGCTGCCGCACGCCCCGTGGGGCGCGCGCACGCCGGCGTTCATCAGCGCGCGCGACACGGGCTTGGAAGGCTATGGCGAGCACGAGCGGTCGGTGGCTTTTCTCTACCTGCGCGCCTCGTCCCGCCGCCGCCCCGCGCGGCTCGAGTTTCCCCGCTGGGTGGTCGAGGCCGACCGCACTGAATGGATGACCGACGTCGTCCGCGCCGAGATCGTGGCCCAGGCCGACGGCTACCCCTATGCCGCCGAGACTGCCGACGCGCTGGCGGTGCTGACCCAGGCCGACCGCGACCGGTTCCACGCGCTGTTCCAGGAGTTCGCCGACCGCAACGGCCTGGACGCCTATCTGTCCGGGAAATCGGCGAGCAAGCGGCGGCGCCGATGA
- a CDS encoding SMC family ATPase, whose translation MLIHRIELTNFKSFASAVIDMASGLTAIVGDNGAGKTAILQAIGLGVFDARPRPLASVMRHGATDASIAIEFTSGLDERRYRVTRSLHRTRARGTGALSPHASMDSEIFDVEQRRVFEERADDVEAFLAQHLGVAGFTGPDEVFDRVVGVPQGRLTADFLDTPSLRRERFDPILRVDEFKRAVDDLRPLLNHFDKRRVAHETTANELELQLQRRPEAESALAEAQREGRDVAQQRTEAQGKLDQAQAAAQRHDADADAAKAGFAAAELADSQLLMLQQAARDAERQVAEARRAADEVDASRTDHAAYAAAQDEIRKLGDVGGERDVLREWLSSLQADETRASVARDQARQSLLEAKAAADGLGALADAAAAETEAAATVQELNGRLAVARATAASADRAQAQVAEARVDFDEGFRRFAADVETAQAQVRRLEAEWDEASGLKPLVDQLATRHEALQQVRAQRASVTAVMEADDEAAALLEQTRVCPFFDSECRNLADVPDVALVFRQRASSHQRRLEQLANGEAAAQTAVRDAEDAERRMGDLPARHDALEAAQRNRAAAQAVLEALGPVSTAAQGEDAEALAAATESAEIKLPPEVRPDHLLGAARRLLGALESLAEFRQAADEAARLTGELADAEQALQPHVGAQGRLVQAQALAGERDARAQAAQQADAAAELASAARVAADAALRELEPRLAEVQAAQRKLHASRAGHERYLQHERLAGETERRAERLRQIQAQVRDAVTSTADAWGVAARLGALADPAARESAREAHKAAIEYVADLNRQSKTLADRIAERQEVLDKLLEVARRLDVENRAVARAKALRERTELMRGVLRTAGPLVTEALLADVSEAADEIFGEVLGDRAGRLRWTPDYDIVLERGGHTRGFTQLSGGEQMTAALAVRLALLRELLHIDVAFFDEPTQNLDDTRRTNLAEQILRVRGFKQLVVITHDDSFERMLDHVIHVRKVNGESRVEVA comes from the coding sequence ATGCTGATCCACCGCATCGAACTCACCAACTTCAAGAGCTTCGCCTCGGCGGTCATCGACATGGCGTCCGGCCTCACCGCCATCGTGGGCGACAACGGCGCGGGTAAGACGGCGATTCTCCAGGCCATTGGACTCGGCGTGTTCGATGCCCGCCCACGCCCCCTTGCCAGCGTCATGCGACATGGCGCGACGGATGCCTCGATAGCGATCGAGTTCACCTCGGGGCTGGACGAGCGGCGCTACCGCGTGACCCGCAGTCTGCACCGCACGCGCGCCCGCGGCACCGGGGCGCTGTCGCCCCACGCGTCGATGGACTCGGAGATTTTCGACGTCGAGCAGCGACGCGTGTTCGAGGAACGCGCCGACGACGTGGAGGCGTTCCTGGCGCAGCATCTGGGCGTGGCGGGATTCACCGGGCCGGACGAGGTGTTCGACCGCGTCGTCGGCGTGCCGCAGGGCCGGCTCACCGCGGACTTCCTGGATACCCCGAGCCTGCGCCGCGAGCGCTTCGACCCGATCCTGCGCGTCGACGAGTTCAAGCGGGCGGTCGATGACCTTCGCCCGCTGCTCAACCACTTCGACAAGCGGCGCGTCGCGCACGAAACCACGGCCAACGAACTCGAGCTCCAATTGCAGCGCCGGCCCGAGGCGGAATCGGCGCTGGCCGAAGCGCAGCGCGAGGGCCGGGACGTCGCACAGCAGCGCACTGAAGCCCAGGGCAAGCTGGACCAGGCCCAAGCGGCCGCGCAGCGACATGACGCGGATGCGGACGCGGCCAAGGCCGGATTCGCAGCGGCCGAGCTTGCCGACTCGCAGCTCCTGATGCTTCAGCAGGCCGCGCGCGACGCCGAGCGCCAGGTGGCCGAGGCGCGACGCGCGGCGGACGAGGTCGACGCGTCCCGCACCGACCATGCGGCCTATGCCGCGGCGCAGGACGAGATCAGGAAGCTGGGGGACGTGGGCGGCGAGCGCGATGTCCTGCGCGAATGGCTCTCGTCGCTGCAGGCGGACGAAACCCGCGCCTCGGTTGCCCGCGATCAGGCGCGGCAGTCGCTGCTAGAGGCCAAGGCGGCCGCCGATGGGCTAGGGGCGCTTGCCGATGCCGCCGCCGCGGAGACGGAAGCGGCGGCAACCGTCCAAGAACTGAACGGTCGCCTCGCGGTGGCGCGAGCGACCGCGGCTAGCGCCGACCGCGCACAAGCGCAGGTTGCAGAAGCGCGAGTCGATTTCGATGAGGGGTTCAGGCGCTTCGCCGCGGACGTCGAGACAGCGCAAGCGCAGGTCCGACGACTCGAAGCCGAGTGGGACGAGGCGTCCGGGTTGAAGCCGCTCGTCGATCAGCTCGCCACGCGGCATGAGGCCCTGCAGCAGGTGCGAGCCCAACGCGCCAGCGTGACGGCGGTCATGGAGGCTGACGACGAGGCGGCGGCGCTGCTGGAACAAACGCGCGTCTGTCCCTTCTTCGACTCCGAATGCCGCAATCTGGCGGATGTTCCGGATGTGGCGCTGGTCTTCCGGCAGCGCGCCTCGAGCCACCAGCGCCGCCTCGAGCAGTTGGCGAACGGTGAGGCTGCCGCGCAGACGGCGGTGCGCGACGCCGAGGATGCCGAGCGGCGCATGGGCGATTTGCCGGCGCGCCACGATGCCCTGGAAGCCGCGCAGCGCAACCGTGCCGCGGCGCAGGCCGTGCTCGAGGCCCTGGGCCCGGTGTCGACGGCGGCCCAGGGGGAGGACGCGGAGGCGCTCGCCGCGGCCACCGAATCGGCTGAAATCAAGTTGCCGCCCGAGGTGCGGCCCGATCACCTGCTCGGCGCGGCTCGGCGACTGCTCGGCGCGCTTGAATCGCTGGCGGAATTCCGGCAAGCCGCCGACGAGGCCGCGCGGCTGACCGGCGAGCTGGCGGACGCGGAGCAAGCCCTCCAGCCCCATGTCGGCGCTCAGGGCAGGTTGGTCCAGGCCCAGGCGCTGGCTGGCGAGCGGGACGCCAGAGCGCAGGCCGCGCAGCAAGCGGACGCAGCGGCCGAGCTAGCCAGTGCGGCGCGGGTCGCCGCCGACGCGGCGCTGCGCGAGCTCGAACCGCGCCTCGCGGAGGTCCAGGCTGCCCAACGGAAGTTGCACGCATCTCGCGCCGGCCACGAGCGCTATCTCCAGCACGAGCGCCTGGCGGGTGAGACCGAGCGGCGCGCCGAGCGCCTCCGGCAAATCCAGGCGCAGGTCCGCGACGCTGTGACCAGCACGGCGGACGCCTGGGGCGTGGCGGCCAGGCTGGGCGCCTTGGCCGATCCCGCGGCGCGGGAGTCGGCGCGCGAAGCTCACAAGGCGGCCATTGAATACGTGGCGGACCTCAACCGCCAATCCAAGACCCTCGCCGATCGGATAGCCGAGCGCCAAGAGGTACTGGACAAACTCTTGGAAGTCGCGCGCCGGCTGGATGTCGAGAACCGTGCGGTCGCCCGAGCGAAGGCCTTGCGCGAGCGCACGGAGCTTATGCGCGGCGTGCTGCGGACTGCCGGCCCTTTGGTCACCGAGGCGTTGCTGGCCGACGTGAGCGAGGCGGCGGACGAGATCTTCGGCGAAGTGCTCGGCGACCGTGCCGGACGCCTTCGCTGGACCCCCGACTACGACATCGTCTTGGAGCGCGGCGGGCACACCCGCGGCTTCACCCAGCTTTCCGGGGGCGAGCAGATGACCGCCGCACTGGCGGTGCGGCTGGCGCTGCTGCGCGAGCTGCTCCACATTGACGTCGCCTTCTTCGACGAGCCGACGCAAAATCTCGACGACACCCGCCGCACCAACCTGGCCGAGCAGATCCTCCGCGTGCGCGGCTTCAAGCAGCTCGTGGTCATCACCCACGACGACAGCTTCGAGCGGATGCTCGACCACGTGATTCACGTGCGCAAGGTCAACGGCGAGAGTCGGGTCGAAGTCGCATGA
- a CDS encoding exonuclease SbcCD subunit D — MQVRFVHFADVHLGFRQYGLAERAEDFTRAFGSVIAYCREVRPDFVILAGDLFDSKSIDPRTYADADAGLALLAHDGIPVVAVEGNHERWFRRGERSWLWQLSRSNRLRLLQQVDPEREGLKWRPWTAERGHGAYTDIGPVRIFGVEYLGARLADHLPRVIEAAQAAPADGVQFRVGVLHTGVDEESPGGQGGVGAADVLKLRGVADHLALGHIHYRYEVPVADPWIFNPGALEAHSVTEGLMGEPGLAGAGRERGLYDVTVEFGDRPRVDARFRDDVVERRPFVRLAIDVTGAESSAALRERVAVALDPPSATSGPRPMVEIVLRGELGFERAALDQAALLELVQEHFDPLHARVTLDVERTLGAGVRVGSGSREQIERDVVRELLAQEPAVAAQAETLAERTLELKRTVLEGQDEEALASIVEATLP; from the coding sequence ATGCAGGTTCGATTCGTCCATTTCGCCGACGTGCACCTGGGCTTTCGGCAATACGGCCTGGCCGAGCGCGCCGAGGATTTCACCCGCGCCTTTGGCAGCGTCATTGCGTATTGCCGTGAGGTGCGGCCGGACTTCGTGATCCTGGCCGGCGACCTGTTCGACTCCAAGTCCATCGATCCGCGAACCTATGCCGACGCCGACGCCGGCCTGGCCCTGCTCGCGCACGACGGGATCCCGGTGGTCGCCGTCGAGGGCAACCACGAGCGCTGGTTTCGCCGCGGCGAGCGCTCCTGGCTCTGGCAACTCAGCCGGAGCAACCGGCTCCGCTTGCTGCAGCAGGTCGATCCGGAGCGCGAAGGGCTGAAGTGGCGGCCCTGGACCGCCGAGCGCGGTCACGGGGCCTATACGGACATCGGGCCGGTGCGCATCTTCGGCGTGGAATACCTGGGCGCGCGTTTGGCCGACCACCTGCCCCGGGTGATCGAGGCGGCGCAGGCGGCGCCCGCGGACGGCGTGCAGTTCCGCGTCGGCGTGCTGCACACGGGGGTGGATGAAGAGTCGCCAGGCGGTCAGGGAGGCGTCGGCGCCGCCGACGTGCTGAAACTGCGCGGCGTCGCCGACCACCTGGCCCTGGGGCACATCCACTACCGCTACGAGGTTCCCGTCGCGGATCCCTGGATCTTCAACCCCGGCGCGCTCGAGGCCCACAGCGTCACGGAAGGGCTGATGGGCGAGCCAGGCTTGGCCGGCGCGGGACGCGAGCGCGGGCTGTACGACGTCACGGTGGAATTTGGGGATCGCCCGCGAGTCGACGCGCGGTTTCGCGACGACGTGGTCGAGCGCCGGCCGTTCGTGCGTCTCGCCATCGACGTCACCGGCGCCGAAAGCTCTGCGGCGCTGCGGGAGAGAGTCGCCGTGGCCCTCGATCCGCCGTCGGCGACCTCGGGACCTCGTCCGATGGTCGAAATTGTGCTGCGCGGGGAGCTGGGGTTTGAGCGGGCGGCGCTGGATCAGGCGGCGCTGCTAGAGCTCGTCCAGGAGCACTTCGATCCGCTGCACGCCCGCGTGACCCTGGACGTTGAGCGCACGCTGGGCGCCGGGGTGCGCGTCGGCAGCGGGTCGCGGGAACAGATTGAGCGTGACGTCGTGCGCGAGCTGCTGGCCCAAGAGCCGGCTGTGGCGGCCCAGGCCGAGACGCTGGCCGAGCGCACGCTGGAGCTCAAGCGCACGGTCCTCGAGGGGCAAGACGAGGAGGCCCTGGCGTCGATCGTGGAGGCCACGCTGCCCTGA
- a CDS encoding superoxide dismutase family protein produces MGDLRKQPRAWRGAWLILALGIALLALTACDGQAVDEADLGVTVVAAMGGPDGASMGSVALTQGPNGMLVSADLSGLTEGWHGFHIHETGSCAPDFSAAGGHLNPDDKGHGFLHGPNHPGDMPNIYAGADGTARANVFNTQASLKSILDDDGSAIIVHAKPDSYGEDPGAGDRVACGVIDRG; encoded by the coding sequence ATGGGTGACCTGCGGAAACAGCCCCGAGCATGGCGTGGCGCTTGGCTCATCCTCGCCCTGGGCATCGCGCTGCTGGCGCTGACTGCCTGCGACGGCCAGGCGGTCGACGAAGCGGACCTCGGTGTCACCGTGGTCGCCGCGATGGGCGGGCCGGACGGCGCCTCCATGGGCTCCGTCGCGCTGACCCAGGGGCCAAACGGCATGTTGGTCTCGGCGGACCTGAGCGGCTTGACCGAGGGCTGGCACGGCTTCCACATTCACGAGACCGGCAGTTGCGCGCCGGACTTCTCGGCGGCGGGCGGGCACCTGAATCCCGACGACAAGGGGCACGGCTTTCTCCACGGCCCCAACCATCCCGGTGACATGCCCAACATCTACGCGGGGGCCGACGGAACCGCGCGCGCCAACGTCTTCAACACCCAGGCGTCGCTGAAGTCCATCTTGGACGACGACGGTTCGGCCATCATCGTTCACGCCAAGCCGGACAGCTATGGCGAAGACCCAGGCGCCGGCGACCGCGTCGCCTGCGGTGTCATCGACCGCGGCTAG
- a CDS encoding isochorismatase family protein, with the protein MQLPVRYHVMESVGPDDNSEANITHAAETVELDVAEVAIVLVDTWAGHPMPSHLERTGAICRTRIRPMLDAARAAGATVIYAPSPRVAPDFEALRQDIRESAPPSPPVDDWPPQEYRDTTGRYGSLRKRPGELPEDYDGPIPDWFPIHGIDPSISPMRGDVVVATGAELHAACKARGLVHLIYAGFATNICIRFRDYGLHAMRDRGYAPILLRDATSAIETRATIGSLSLTRAVILDLERWFYTALTDDLIAALGEG; encoded by the coding sequence ATGCAGCTTCCCGTGCGCTATCACGTGATGGAGAGCGTTGGCCCCGACGACAATTCCGAGGCCAACATCACGCACGCCGCCGAGACCGTCGAATTGGACGTGGCCGAGGTCGCCATCGTGCTCGTGGACACGTGGGCCGGGCATCCGATGCCGTCGCACCTGGAACGCACGGGCGCAATCTGCCGCACGCGCATACGTCCCATGCTGGACGCGGCGCGCGCCGCCGGCGCCACGGTGATTTACGCCCCGTCGCCGCGGGTCGCGCCGGATTTCGAAGCTCTTCGCCAAGACATCCGCGAGTCCGCGCCGCCGTCACCGCCCGTCGACGACTGGCCGCCCCAGGAGTACCGCGACACCACGGGTCGCTATGGCTCGCTGCGAAAGCGCCCCGGCGAGCTTCCGGAGGACTACGACGGACCCATTCCCGACTGGTTCCCCATTCATGGCATCGACCCGTCGATCTCGCCGATGCGGGGAGACGTGGTGGTGGCGACCGGCGCGGAGCTGCACGCGGCCTGCAAGGCGCGCGGCCTGGTGCACCTGATCTACGCGGGCTTCGCCACCAACATCTGCATCCGGTTCCGCGACTACGGCCTGCACGCCATGCGCGATCGCGGCTATGCGCCGATCCTGCTGCGCGACGCCACCAGCGCCATCGAGACGCGGGCCACGATCGGCAGCCTGAGCCTCACGCGCGCCGTAATTCTCGACCTCGAACGCTGGTTCTACACCGCGCTCACGGACGACCTGATCGCGGCGTTGGGCGAGGGGTAG